Part of the Pedobacter sp. MC2016-14 genome is shown below.
CTATATTTGGACATAGGGGCATCAGTAGCAGCATTTCTACCTATCCAATATCTGCCACCGCTTTAGAAACAACCAGCCTTTGTTTTGTTGACATAGAATTTTTTAAAGCTACCATAAAGGTAAATCATGAATTTGCCTACGGTTTGTTGATGTTTTATGCCGATGAACTGCATGCCTCCGAAAAGAAAATGAGAGATTTAGCACTCATGTCGGTAAAAGGCCGGTTAGCGGTAGCCATTTTAGGCCTTAAGCATCAGTTTGGATTAAATGAGCAGGGATATTTAAACTTAGACCTGAGCCGTCAGGATTTAGCGGCCTTTACCGGAGCCACTTACGAAACTGTTTTCAGAACGATGAACGAACTGCTCGCTGAAAAGCTGATCAGCGTTCAAGGTAAGATGATTCGTGTTGAAGATGAACAGGGATTAACAGAGTTGAGTACTAAATAAATTTAGAGCTGCATGTTAGGCATAGTTTTATGTGGTGGGCAAAGTTCAAGAATGGGCACAGATAAAGGATTATTGAGACATGAAGGTCATCTTTGGGCCAATCTGGCAGCCAATAAACTTCAGACTTTAAATATATCCGTAAAATTATCCGTTAATGATAGGCAGCAAGAAATGTATTCAGCTTTTTTTGATCAGGAAGACCTGATTACCGACCACGCCGAGCTAGAAATCAAGGGCCCCTTGTTGGGCTTGTTGTCAGCACACAAGCTGGCGGCGGAGCAAGATCTTTTTGTATTGGCTTGCGACTTGCTTTATATGGAGGGTAAATTGATGGAGAAACTACGGTATTCGTTTAACTCCCATCCGGGTTCGGATGCCTACCTGTTTACAAAAAATGGGCGGCAAGAGCCTATGTTCGGTATTTATACTGCCAAGGCACTGAAAAAAGCCTTGCAGATGTATCAAGCGAAAACCTTAGATAGGCATAGCATGAAATTTATCCTCGCTAAGCTAAATGTCTTTGAAATTGAGCTGGAAGAAATGGATTATCCATCCTTCAGAAACCTGAATACCAATGACGATCTTAAGGGCTTTTAAATTTGCAGATCTGCCAGGCTAATTTTTATAAAATCAGATTTTTCAGCCTCGCACAGCGCACAGCAATAGTCTTCAGGTAAGTCTCCAAAAGCAGTTCCCGGATTAATGTTTTGCCCTGCATCTCCCATGCTTTCGTCGTAAACTGTAAAACAAGCCTTGCATTGGTATACAAATTCATTTTCTTTTGGTAGCAACTCATCAATTGGAGCAACTCGGTGAAATGGTTTAGCATTCAGTGTACTCAATCTATATTTTTGAAACTTATAAATGGATCTTCGCAATTGCTCAGGAAGTATAAAGGCAGGGTTTCCCTTGCTAAAAATCTCACCTGTTCGTTCATTAGGGTTAAAATCCTTTGCGCACAAGATGTCATAAACCGGGAGCAATTTTAAGCCCAGGAAATTAAAGAAGTATCTTTTTCTAATTAGGATACTGCTAAATACCTCACTTTTTTTCCTTGTTTTTATCCCAAAGCAAATACCATAAGTTCTGGTATCTTCAATGCTTAAATGTTTTACCAGAAAGTTTTTTAATGCCAATCCTTCCATGCAATTGTCTTCTACCTGAAAGTTAAGCTCATTAGCAGCATGTCGCATGTTGATCATAAATTCCTCTAGCAGGGCATTCCATTTACTTTTGTCTTTTTCTTCTATTCCTTTTACAATGATAGATTTCCAGGGCGTGCAACACATCTGCCCCAATTTTGTATCCAGGCAAAGCTCACACATTTTCTTTAAAAACTGGATGCTAAACAATTCATCGCGTCTGTAAATGCCCAGCCAGTACTTATTGTTGTAACGATTTAAGCCCTCATAATAAGGAAGATTAAATGAAGAAAGGGGCGCAGCATGTTCGGCAGGCTTCAAGATGATGTTGTCATGGTTTAATAAACTGAAAAGTTCTTCCCCTTTGGCAGATATATTGTCAATAAAAAGATCTGGATGGCCGATAATCAGGTTTTCGAGCGCCCTGGTTACACGGTCAATATGATTGGTGTAGCACAGCTGGCTCCACTCAAATGTGACATTAGTTTTCGGGAACCTGATAATCAAATGCCAGTAGTGTTCTGATTGTGAGGATGCAATCCAGTTGATATTTCCGGTAAGCATAGGGGTAAAGCTTTGGTCACTGTCGCAAATGTTCACCTTAAGTGATGGCTTGTAATCAATTTCATCAAGGATATCTTTATAAACCCCTTCTGTTAACCAGGTGTTTTGAGTAAAAATTTCCTCGGCAGGATAAGAGCTGATGATGTTTGGCGATTTATTGTTGTCAACCTGATAGTCAATTGCAAGTAAATCCAGCTCTGCATAAAATGAAGCAGAATGGTAAGTGCTTACATCTACCAGCAATTGTTGACGGAGGCCAAAGCGTACATACTGTACCCGGGCATTCCTGGCTGCAAAAAGAATGTTGTGCAGTTCACCTGGTGAAATTATGCCTCCCGGAAAATTGATGATTACCGTTTGATGCATATTAATCGCTTAAGAGACCAAATTCTTTAAATGCTATAGGAAAGTTTTTGTTTTCATGCCCAGGTCTGCAGAGTTTTAACAGCGCAAAGCGTTGAATGTTAGTTAGTTTTTGCCATTGCGAAATAGAAATCTGAAGTTCCAGTTCTTCAGATTTTTCTTTAAGTAGTTGAGGGATACTTTTCAGGTTGCCCCATTCTGGTTGGGGGTCAATATTGAGCGCTGTAGCCTCGTTACCTGTATATTTTGCAATCAGACCAATCAAAAACTGGTGGTAGTATTTCGTTTCTGAGCTGGTATGTATAGGCAGTAGCGCCAGTTGTATCCGCTCGGCAGGATGAAATTTGCTCCATTCCGACAACTTAAGTTTTATCCCGGCAGCATCCATTTTAAAACGGACTGTCATGGGGATACACCTCACATTTTCTTCTATAAAATCTTCTTCAAACTTAAAGTATTCAATCTCTTTAAGGTTTTTAAATTCCGAAGGACCAAGTTTTACTTTTCTCATGTTTGTCAATTATTTATGTTCTTGCAATACCGCATCTAAAATTGCCTTAACTTCTGGTCTGCAGCTTCCACAACCCATTCCAGCCCCGGTTAGCTGGCAAAGCTGTAAGTGGTCTTTGCAACCTTCTTTTATTTTATGGATCAAATTACCTTCCCCTACATTGTTACAGCTACAAATTGTTTTACCAATTATTGGCGCTGCGGTTTTGCCACTTCTTAGCAGTTGAATCCTCTTTTCACTTAGTTCCAGTTTGTTTTCAATCAGGTTCCTGAATTCTAGAAACTCGCTTTTATCGCCAATTAAGATGGCGCCCACCAGCCTGTCCTGATGCACAATGCATTTTTTGTAGTATCGCTTTGCTTTATCTATAAAAACAATCTCTTCATAACCAGGGTCGTTTGCCGGTACCTCTGCTAAGCCTAAAGAGCACAATTCCAGGCTGTGCATTTTTAAAATGTTCATGAGCAAACTGCCCTGGTAGTATTTTGCAATATCGCCACATAGAAATCGGGCAACAATTTCAGCCTGTTGTTCTGCGGCGGCGGTAATACCATACAGTTGACCTTTAAATTCAGCAATTTCTCCAATGGCATAAATGTCATTTTCATTGGTCCTCAGGTATTCATCTACTACAACTCCTCTTTTACAGTCTATCCCCGCCGCTTTAATGATTTCTGTATTCGGAACCGTACCTATAGCAATAACCAATGACTCGCATGCGATCATTAGGCCGCTTTTAAGGCGGATTCCTGATATGCTTTTTTCCCCGATTACCCGGTCTACCTCGTCATTATACAAAATTTCAATGCCTTTGCTGCTTAGTTCTTCATGCAACAACTGACTACCTAAAGCGTCAAGCTGGCGCCCCATAAGCCTGGATATTCGTTGGATGATGGTGACCTGAGATCCCGTTTCACTAAGTGATGCAGCCAATTCTATACCCAGTAAACCTCCGCCAACAATAACTACCTTGTTGTTTGTCCTGGAAAGATGCTTCCTGAAACTGTCCGCATCGTTACGGCTGCGCATGCTAAAAATGCCCGCTAGTTTTGGAAGGTCTTTTAGCGCAAATGCCCTGCTGCCTGTTGCAAGAACCAGTACGTCGTAATGGTGTATAACGCCATTGCAATCCGTCACTGTTTTCGCTTCTTTATCTATCCCTTCAATTCCAATACCCCTGTGTAATTTGATACGGTAATCCGTTTCTTCCAGGTCGCTCATTTTAATAAGGTTCTCCCAGTTTAAAGTACCAATGATATAGTCAGGTAAAAGTACCCTGTTGTAAAATGGGAAATTCTCTTTACTGAAGATTTCAATTTCATCTTCCGTATTTAAGGCCCTGTAGCTTTTTACAAACCCGCATGCTCCAGCGCCTGCGCCAATTACAATAATCTTTTGTTTTGCTTTCTGATAGGTTTTTACCTGCACCGCGGTAAATTTAAAATCTGGTTCTTTACTTAAGGGATCAACCAGGTTATTGGTTAAATTATTAACCCTGTTTAAATCGTTATCTAAAATCCTGCCCCAGTGCATCGGCATAAAGACTACCCCGGGCTTAATGTCGCTGCATAGTTTTGCTTTTACACGTACATTCCCCCGCAGGCTGCTCACTTCAATTACCTCATTGTCTTTGATATTTCTGCTGGCAGCATCAAAGGGGTTAATTTCTAAAAATGACTCACTAATGTGCTGGTTCAGCTTATTTACTTTTCCGGTTTTGCTTCTGGTGTGCCACTGATCCCTGATCCTGCCTGTTGTTAAAATAAGGGGATGTGCCGGGGTTAAAGGCTCAGATTGATTGCGATCACCAAAAGATAGGATGTTGGCTCTGCGGTCGGTGGTAAAAAATTGGTGGTCTGTAAATAACCTTGCTGTACCAGATGCTGCGGTACCATTTGTGTAGGGCCATTGTACGGCTCTTCTTTCCTTTAAAATTTGATAATTGAGGCCGCTGATGTCAACATTTGTCCCTTTGGTCAGTGCGGCATGCTCATCGTAAATCGCCGCTGCATTTTTAAAGTCGAAGCCATTATAGCCCATTTTTTTCGCAAAGCGACAAATGATCTCGGCGTCTGCTAAAGCCTCACCGGGGGGCTCTGTAACCTTAGTGAGGTGGGAAATGTAGCGGCCAGCATTAGTCATAGTTCCCTCTTTTTCCGTCCAGGCTGCTGCAGGGAGTACCACGTCAGCGTATTTTAAGGTTTCTACCTTGTTGCTGATGTCTTGAACCACTACAAATTTAGCTTTCTTTAAGCCCTGTTCAGCACTGCGAACATCCGGTAGGCTTACCAGGGGATTTGTGCATAAAATCCATATGGCTTTAAGTTTCCCTGTGTTTAGCTCATCAAACATTTCTGTCGCCGTAAGGCCAGGTTTAGCTTGAATGCTGCCCAGGGGGATTTGCCAGAATTTTTCTACTTCATTTCTGTGCAATTCATTTGCAAGTACCCGGTGTGCAGGCAGCAGGTTACTTAAGCCGCCAACCTCTCTGCC
Proteins encoded:
- a CDS encoding Crp/Fnr family transcriptional regulator: MKKNSPCTLDTCFMCRLSLKEWHPAIASHRKNFIAKKGEVIIREGDPVTGVYFVNAGNVKVHKQWGDKELILRFANDGAIFGHRGISSSISTYPISATALETTSLCFVDIEFFKATIKVNHEFAYGLLMFYADELHASEKKMRDLALMSVKGRLAVAILGLKHQFGLNEQGYLNLDLSRQDLAAFTGATYETVFRTMNELLAEKLISVQGKMIRVEDEQGLTELSTK
- a CDS encoding molybdenum cofactor guanylyltransferase, with product MLGIVLCGGQSSRMGTDKGLLRHEGHLWANLAANKLQTLNISVKLSVNDRQQEMYSAFFDQEDLITDHAELEIKGPLLGLLSAHKLAAEQDLFVLACDLLYMEGKLMEKLRYSFNSHPGSDAYLFTKNGRQEPMFGIYTAKALKKALQMYQAKTLDRHSMKFILAKLNVFEIELEEMDYPSFRNLNTNDDLKGF
- a CDS encoding rubredoxin gives rise to the protein MHQTVIINFPGGIISPGELHNILFAARNARVQYVRFGLRQQLLVDVSTYHSASFYAELDLLAIDYQVDNNKSPNIISSYPAEEIFTQNTWLTEGVYKDILDEIDYKPSLKVNICDSDQSFTPMLTGNINWIASSQSEHYWHLIIRFPKTNVTFEWSQLCYTNHIDRVTRALENLIIGHPDLFIDNISAKGEELFSLLNHDNIILKPAEHAAPLSSFNLPYYEGLNRYNNKYWLGIYRRDELFSIQFLKKMCELCLDTKLGQMCCTPWKSIIVKGIEEKDKSKWNALLEEFMINMRHAANELNFQVEDNCMEGLALKNFLVKHLSIEDTRTYGICFGIKTRKKSEVFSSILIRKRYFFNFLGLKLLPVYDILCAKDFNPNERTGEIFSKGNPAFILPEQLRRSIYKFQKYRLSTLNAKPFHRVAPIDELLPKENEFVYQCKACFTVYDESMGDAGQNINPGTAFGDLPEDYCCALCEAEKSDFIKISLADLQI
- a CDS encoding nitrate reductase associated protein, whose translation is MRKVKLGPSEFKNLKEIEYFKFEEDFIEENVRCIPMTVRFKMDAAGIKLKLSEWSKFHPAERIQLALLPIHTSSETKYYHQFLIGLIAKYTGNEATALNIDPQPEWGNLKSIPQLLKEKSEELELQISISQWQKLTNIQRFALLKLCRPGHENKNFPIAFKEFGLLSD
- a CDS encoding nitrate reductase, whose product is MEKENKISPLKTSTCCYCGVGCGIIVQEDHQGNISVEGDENHPVNKGMLCSKGMNLHYTANDKSDRLLYPEMRYNKNMPLQRVSWDTALTRTAAVFKALIEKHGPDSVAFYASGQCLTEEYYVVNKLIKGFIGSNNIDTNSRLCMSSAVVGYKMSLGEDTVPISYDDIEIADCIFVAGANPAWCHPILWRRVEAAKQKNPELKIIVSDPRKTQSCAIANVHLQLNPGSDITLHHAIGRCLIEAGKVDFDFLGKHTNGYEEYQSTVFQTSIADAASICGIEEDEIRLAASYIGNAKGFISMWTMGLNQSVVGTHKNLSLINLNLITGHIGKAGSGPFSLTGQPNAMGGREVGGLSNLLPAHRVLANELHRNEVEKFWQIPLGSIQAKPGLTATEMFDELNTGKLKAIWILCTNPLVSLPDVRSAEQGLKKAKFVVVQDISNKVETLKYADVVLPAAAWTEKEGTMTNAGRYISHLTKVTEPPGEALADAEIICRFAKKMGYNGFDFKNAAAIYDEHAALTKGTNVDISGLNYQILKERRAVQWPYTNGTAASGTARLFTDHQFFTTDRRANILSFGDRNQSEPLTPAHPLILTTGRIRDQWHTRSKTGKVNKLNQHISESFLEINPFDAASRNIKDNEVIEVSSLRGNVRVKAKLCSDIKPGVVFMPMHWGRILDNDLNRVNNLTNNLVDPLSKEPDFKFTAVQVKTYQKAKQKIIVIGAGAGACGFVKSYRALNTEDEIEIFSKENFPFYNRVLLPDYIIGTLNWENLIKMSDLEETDYRIKLHRGIGIEGIDKEAKTVTDCNGVIHHYDVLVLATGSRAFALKDLPKLAGIFSMRSRNDADSFRKHLSRTNNKVVIVGGGLLGIELAASLSETGSQVTIIQRISRLMGRQLDALGSQLLHEELSSKGIEILYNDEVDRVIGEKSISGIRLKSGLMIACESLVIAIGTVPNTEIIKAAGIDCKRGVVVDEYLRTNENDIYAIGEIAEFKGQLYGITAAAEQQAEIVARFLCGDIAKYYQGSLLMNILKMHSLELCSLGLAEVPANDPGYEEIVFIDKAKRYYKKCIVHQDRLVGAILIGDKSEFLEFRNLIENKLELSEKRIQLLRSGKTAAPIIGKTICSCNNVGEGNLIHKIKEGCKDHLQLCQLTGAGMGCGSCRPEVKAILDAVLQEHK